One part of the Parabacteroides distasonis ATCC 8503 genome encodes these proteins:
- a CDS encoding sulfatase family protein, whose amino-acid sequence MNKYCIMSVLAGFSLPTTLIVQSAPRQPNVVIIVADDLGYGDLSCYGAHRIQTPGMDRIANEGIRFTQGYCTAATSTPSRYSLLTGLYPWTNRDAKILPGNAALIINTQQVTLPKVMKQAGYVTGSVGKWHLGLGDGVVDWNKLVYPGAKEIGYDYSFIQAATNDRVPCIFIENGRGVNLDPNDPLYVSYKENFPGEPTGKDNPELLRMLPSVGHAGAIVNGVPRIGFQKGGKTAQWKDEDMAELFLEKAKGFMKENKDKPFFLYYGLHQPHVPRVPNERFAGKSGMGPRGDVILEADWCVTEFLKEMDKLGLTENTLVVFTSDNGPVLDDGYQDQAVELVGDHKMAGPLRGGKTSLYDGGTCIPFMLRWPAEVKPGAVSDALVCQMDLLASLSALIGQTYSDKVDSQNTLPVFLGKGGNGRKELVLEGYFNYALRDGDWVMIPPYPDTYGDAEEAAFAGNSNCYQLYNVKEDIGQQVNLAEKEPKRLRQMMMTFERLKRETGKITNF is encoded by the coding sequence ATGAATAAGTATTGTATAATGAGTGTGTTGGCAGGGTTTTCCTTGCCAACAACTTTAATAGTTCAATCAGCTCCCCGGCAACCTAACGTGGTGATCATCGTGGCCGATGATCTCGGGTATGGTGATCTAAGCTGTTACGGGGCTCATCGCATACAGACTCCGGGAATGGATCGTATCGCAAATGAAGGCATACGCTTTACGCAAGGTTATTGTACGGCGGCTACTTCTACCCCCAGCCGGTATTCCTTGCTTACCGGATTATATCCTTGGACAAATAGGGATGCCAAAATACTTCCCGGCAATGCGGCTCTGATTATCAATACTCAACAGGTTACCTTGCCGAAGGTGATGAAGCAAGCGGGCTATGTCACCGGCTCGGTCGGCAAATGGCATCTAGGATTAGGTGACGGGGTGGTAGACTGGAACAAGCTGGTTTATCCCGGAGCGAAAGAGATCGGTTACGACTATTCTTTTATCCAAGCTGCTACTAATGACCGGGTTCCCTGTATCTTTATCGAGAATGGGAGAGGTGTAAACCTCGATCCGAACGATCCTCTCTATGTCAGTTATAAGGAGAATTTCCCCGGGGAACCGACTGGGAAGGATAATCCTGAATTACTGAGAATGCTCCCGAGTGTCGGGCATGCCGGCGCTATCGTAAACGGTGTACCTCGAATTGGTTTCCAGAAAGGAGGCAAGACCGCCCAATGGAAAGATGAGGATATGGCAGAGTTGTTCCTTGAGAAGGCGAAAGGTTTTATGAAAGAGAATAAGGATAAACCTTTCTTCCTGTACTATGGCTTGCATCAACCGCATGTACCTCGTGTTCCGAACGAGAGATTCGCGGGTAAGTCGGGGATGGGACCTCGTGGAGATGTTATCTTGGAAGCGGATTGGTGCGTGACCGAATTCTTGAAGGAAATGGATAAGTTGGGGCTAACGGAAAATACGTTAGTTGTTTTCACTAGCGATAACGGACCGGTTCTGGATGACGGTTATCAAGATCAAGCCGTGGAATTGGTAGGGGATCATAAGATGGCCGGACCGCTTCGTGGAGGAAAGACGAGCTTGTATGATGGTGGGACCTGTATCCCGTTCATGCTTCGTTGGCCTGCGGAAGTTAAGCCGGGCGCTGTGTCGGATGCCTTGGTTTGCCAGATGGATTTGTTAGCCTCGCTGTCGGCGTTGATCGGACAGACCTATTCTGATAAGGTAGATAGCCAAAACACCTTGCCTGTCTTCCTAGGAAAAGGTGGTAATGGGCGAAAGGAACTTGTCTTGGAAGGTTATTTCAATTATGCGCTACGTGATGGTGATTGGGTCATGATCCCGCCGTATCCGGATACCTATGGCGACGCGGAGGAGGCTGCCTTTGCCGGAAATAGTAACTGTTATCAATTATATAATGTAAAGGAAGACATCGGTCAGCAAGTTAATTTGGCGGAAAAAGAACCTAAAAGACTTCGACAGATGATGATGACCTTCGAGAGGCTAAAAAGGGAAACCGGAAAGATAACGAACTTTTAG
- a CDS encoding RagB/SusD family nutrient uptake outer membrane protein yields the protein MKKIAIVALAAAATFITSCDIERMPYDKYTEDKIMEDKDAAVDVLLNGCYAKLKTASEHLHYCGEFPGDNVCKDKPTTNPFGTYFTYQHTVNNGGLSTVWNSAYNIISQTSSLMKMINENESPELNQKLGEAYYMRGMMYFYLCRVFGRPYYQEPEKNLGVPIVNGMPEDMDNLDLPDRSSVKDTYEQVLSDLKKAEELMSDFKSPAYASKYAAQALLAKVYMYMSGTFENPNKEYAQLSYNYANEVIESNQFSLLSRSTFMTYNELAPDAASQTETIFAVKFIASDWDDWGSPLGSMYAEIDGQGWGEVYASAKYMDLLHETGKNTDAREAFIHPQYKKNDAGDQIPAFRFVANLYTDGKISGYVYRQGETKEVGGKLIATVDDEEYTLTPVDVDNKRYSISYKGKTYVGDYDYLMLESQGNPKFYSYKCSKQEGYPHLYSPVISRLGELYLIRAEASAKLGNYTKALADLNTVRTRSLPNAGYKSLDATNAHELIMKERQLELAYEADRGFDVYRVGDTMKRHYPGFHDGVPEYPATSPLAIQYIPQSEINAYPGTLTQNP from the coding sequence ATGAAAAAAATAGCTATAGTGGCTCTTGCGGCAGCGGCCACATTTATAACAAGCTGTGATATCGAACGTATGCCTTATGATAAGTATACGGAGGACAAGATCATGGAAGATAAGGATGCTGCGGTTGATGTCTTATTAAACGGTTGCTACGCTAAATTGAAAACTGCATCTGAGCATTTACACTATTGTGGAGAGTTCCCCGGGGATAACGTTTGCAAGGATAAGCCGACCACAAATCCATTCGGTACTTACTTTACTTATCAGCATACCGTTAATAATGGTGGGCTTTCTACGGTTTGGAACAGTGCTTATAATATCATCTCGCAGACAAGTTCTTTAATGAAGATGATCAATGAGAATGAATCTCCAGAGTTGAACCAAAAGTTGGGTGAGGCCTATTATATGCGTGGCATGATGTATTTTTATCTGTGTCGTGTGTTTGGCCGTCCTTATTATCAAGAACCGGAGAAGAATCTGGGTGTACCTATTGTGAATGGTATGCCTGAGGATATGGATAACCTGGATCTTCCGGATCGTTCTTCCGTGAAAGATACGTATGAGCAAGTTCTGTCTGACTTGAAAAAGGCAGAAGAGTTGATGTCTGATTTTAAGTCGCCCGCCTATGCCTCAAAGTATGCGGCTCAAGCCTTGTTGGCCAAGGTTTATATGTATATGAGTGGTACTTTTGAGAATCCGAATAAGGAATACGCTCAATTATCTTATAATTATGCGAATGAGGTAATCGAGAGTAATCAATTCTCCTTATTGAGTCGTTCGACGTTTATGACATATAATGAGCTTGCTCCGGATGCGGCTTCTCAAACGGAGACTATTTTTGCCGTGAAATTCATTGCTTCGGATTGGGATGATTGGGGTAGCCCGTTAGGTAGTATGTATGCGGAGATTGATGGTCAAGGCTGGGGTGAGGTATACGCTAGCGCTAAATACATGGATTTGCTGCATGAGACAGGTAAAAATACGGATGCCCGCGAGGCTTTTATCCATCCACAATATAAGAAGAATGATGCGGGAGATCAAATTCCGGCTTTCCGTTTCGTCGCTAACTTGTATACGGACGGAAAGATTTCCGGTTATGTATATCGTCAGGGTGAGACAAAGGAAGTAGGTGGTAAGTTAATCGCTACCGTGGATGATGAAGAGTACACATTAACTCCCGTAGATGTGGATAATAAACGTTATTCTATTAGTTATAAGGGAAAAACTTATGTCGGTGATTATGATTACCTGATGTTAGAAAGCCAAGGTAATCCGAAATTCTATAGTTATAAATGCTCTAAGCAAGAAGGTTATCCCCACCTTTATTCACCGGTTATCTCTCGCTTAGGTGAGTTATACCTGATTCGCGCCGAGGCTAGCGCTAAATTAGGAAACTATACAAAAGCATTAGCCGATTTGAATACCGTTCGTACCCGTTCCTTACCTAACGCCGGATATAAATCTTTGGATGCGACAAACGCTCATGAGCTTATCATGAAAGAACGTCAGTTGGAATTAGCTTATGAGGCTGACCGTGGTTTTGATGTATATCGTGTAGGCGATACGATGAAACGTCATTACCCGGGATTCCATGACGGCGTGCCTGAATATCCTGCTACCAGCCCGTTGGCTATCCAGTATATTCCGCAGTCTGAGATTAACGCTTATCCGGGTACATTAACTCAGAATCCGTAA
- a CDS encoding SusC/RagA family TonB-linked outer membrane protein: MEMNYFKKTGKMMVAACMLAGLPFIPGTVSASELQTQMMSVQMESTTLKELFDLIEEKFNYTFLIRNNDINLNERISIDMSNRSVEEILTTALKNQHADFVVNNNRIVVYKSSSNPNELRNAERMVAQQTITISGTIVDAVTGEPVIGANVLVKGTTNGTSTDFDGKFSLEAPAGATLVVSYIGYVNHEVKATSAPMTIRIKEDTQNLEEVVVVGYGVQKKESLTGAMQVVSNEKLLDATSPTVENLLSGKAPGVQVTSGGGQPGAAGKVVIRGKSTVNGSTDPLWIVDGVIVGTDAGSLNPADIESMSILKDAASTAIYGSQGANGVIVVTTKKGKIGKATINASVKMGVNQLHRGNMNMMNGEELYDYYKSFANQDALPSYFTEDLRNRNFDWWKEGTHLGFAQDYNVSVSGGSEKIKTYTSVGYYNEDGAVKGYDYKRYNLRFNVDYQATDWLTIKPKVWATRSDVMDQQQDLGAIMYVNFPWDSPYDENGDLIQQYRPTDWVNSDATNYLYDLQWNYEKKTSYEFMGNFDFDIKFTDWLTFASVNSYKYNNILFKGYNDPRSKAGEADNGLLQDKTTTSYRVYSNQLLRFNKVFDKHSINAILAYEWNSYTREIKDQTAASFAPGFSVADVATTPKTIKGSQEEWAVQSYLFNANYAYDNRYLLSFSFRRDGASNFGEDAKYGNFFSVSGGWNIHQEEFFKAKDWVQQLKLRASYGSVGNRPTELYSQYTLYAMSTGYNGDPGAVIAQKENKNLTWEKTYTAGVGIDAILFDRLTINLDYYNKKTTDLLYKVPLPGVTGITGIYRNVGSVKNNGFEVSLGVDILKGGDWNWSVAANLGLNRNKITELYGGKSEIITANAGTSYYIYMDKILTPGQDVDTWYGTEWAGVDPQTGAPLWYTTNEKGERITTSDYSEASKHQTILGKLSPDFYGGFSTNLSWKNIDLSAVFGYSVGGEIYNYDRSMYDSDGAYVNYNQMNLRDDWNRWEKPGDIATHPKAEYGNKSQSSKGSSRYLEDASYLRLRSLTLGYTLPWKIQYVDNVRLSFSGENLFVLSGFSGVDPELPAEVGSQYKAGSVGVAISPYPQARKFMFGLNVTF; encoded by the coding sequence ATGGAAATGAACTATTTCAAGAAGACCGGTAAGATGATGGTAGCCGCATGTATGCTTGCGGGACTGCCGTTTATTCCCGGTACGGTTTCAGCGTCCGAACTTCAGACACAAATGATGTCTGTTCAAATGGAAAGTACGACATTAAAAGAACTTTTCGATTTGATCGAGGAAAAATTCAATTACACGTTCCTTATCCGTAACAATGACATCAATCTGAATGAGCGTATCTCAATCGACATGTCGAACCGCTCGGTCGAGGAGATTTTGACGACGGCGCTGAAAAATCAGCATGCTGATTTTGTTGTAAACAACAATAGGATTGTTGTTTACAAGTCATCTTCTAATCCAAATGAATTGAGAAACGCGGAGAGAATGGTGGCGCAGCAGACGATTACGATTTCAGGTACCATTGTTGACGCGGTGACGGGTGAGCCGGTAATCGGTGCGAATGTGCTCGTGAAAGGCACTACGAACGGTACCAGTACCGATTTCGATGGAAAGTTTAGTTTGGAAGCTCCGGCCGGAGCTACTTTGGTCGTTTCTTACATCGGTTATGTGAACCATGAGGTTAAAGCGACTAGTGCTCCGATGACTATCCGTATCAAGGAAGACACTCAGAACCTTGAGGAGGTGGTTGTTGTTGGTTACGGCGTGCAAAAAAAGGAAAGCTTGACGGGTGCCATGCAGGTGGTGAGCAACGAGAAATTGTTGGATGCCACTAGCCCTACGGTCGAGAACTTATTGTCTGGTAAGGCTCCGGGCGTGCAGGTTACTTCGGGTGGTGGTCAGCCGGGCGCTGCCGGTAAGGTGGTGATCCGTGGTAAGTCTACGGTAAACGGTAGCACGGACCCTCTTTGGATCGTGGATGGCGTAATCGTCGGTACGGATGCGGGTAGCTTGAACCCGGCTGATATCGAATCCATGTCTATCTTGAAGGATGCCGCTTCAACCGCTATCTATGGTTCTCAAGGAGCGAACGGTGTTATCGTGGTGACTACGAAGAAAGGTAAGATCGGAAAAGCTACGATCAACGCTTCCGTAAAGATGGGTGTGAACCAGTTGCACCGTGGAAACATGAATATGATGAACGGCGAGGAATTATATGATTATTATAAATCTTTCGCTAATCAAGACGCCCTTCCGAGTTATTTTACGGAGGATTTGCGCAACCGTAACTTCGACTGGTGGAAAGAGGGTACGCATCTGGGCTTCGCTCAAGACTATAACGTATCTGTTTCCGGTGGCTCAGAGAAGATCAAGACGTATACATCCGTTGGTTACTATAATGAGGATGGTGCCGTGAAAGGATATGACTACAAGCGTTATAACTTGCGTTTCAATGTGGATTACCAAGCGACGGATTGGTTGACTATCAAACCTAAAGTATGGGCTACCCGTAGCGACGTGATGGACCAGCAGCAAGATCTAGGCGCTATCATGTACGTTAATTTCCCTTGGGACTCCCCGTATGACGAGAATGGCGACTTGATCCAGCAATACAGGCCGACCGATTGGGTGAATAGCGATGCTACAAATTACTTGTATGACCTGCAATGGAATTATGAGAAGAAAACTTCCTATGAGTTTATGGGAAACTTTGACTTCGATATCAAGTTTACCGATTGGTTGACTTTTGCGTCCGTGAATAGCTATAAATATAATAACATTCTTTTCAAAGGCTATAACGATCCTCGCTCTAAGGCAGGAGAGGCCGACAATGGATTGTTGCAAGATAAGACCACAACTTCTTATCGGGTATATAGCAACCAATTGCTTCGTTTTAATAAGGTGTTCGATAAACATTCCATCAATGCGATATTGGCTTATGAGTGGAACTCTTATACCCGGGAAATCAAGGATCAGACAGCGGCTAGTTTCGCTCCGGGTTTCTCCGTGGCAGATGTAGCGACAACTCCTAAGACAATAAAAGGATCGCAAGAGGAATGGGCTGTACAATCCTATTTGTTCAATGCCAATTATGCGTATGACAATCGTTATTTATTGTCTTTCTCTTTCCGCCGAGATGGTGCCTCAAACTTTGGTGAGGATGCTAAATATGGTAATTTCTTCTCTGTTAGTGGTGGTTGGAATATCCATCAGGAGGAATTTTTCAAGGCAAAGGATTGGGTACAGCAATTGAAGTTGCGCGCTAGCTATGGTTCTGTAGGTAATCGTCCTACTGAGCTGTATTCGCAGTATACTTTGTATGCTATGTCTACGGGATACAACGGTGATCCGGGTGCGGTAATTGCTCAAAAAGAAAATAAGAACTTGACATGGGAGAAAACCTATACGGCGGGTGTAGGTATCGACGCTATCTTGTTCGATCGTCTGACTATTAATTTGGATTATTACAATAAGAAAACAACCGATTTGCTTTATAAAGTGCCTCTGCCCGGTGTGACAGGTATCACGGGTATCTATCGTAACGTTGGTTCTGTTAAGAATAATGGTTTCGAGGTTTCATTAGGTGTGGACATCTTGAAAGGTGGTGATTGGAATTGGAGCGTTGCCGCTAACTTGGGCTTGAACCGTAATAAGATCACAGAATTGTATGGTGGTAAGAGCGAGATTATTACTGCCAACGCAGGAACAAGCTATTACATCTATATGGATAAGATCTTGACTCCGGGTCAGGATGTGGATACTTGGTATGGAACTGAATGGGCTGGCGTAGATCCGCAAACAGGAGCTCCGTTGTGGTATACAACAAATGAGAAAGGAGAACGCATAACAACTTCTGATTATAGCGAGGCTTCCAAGCACCAGACTATATTAGGAAAATTAAGCCCTGACTTCTACGGTGGTTTCTCTACAAATCTATCTTGGAAGAATATCGATTTATCCGCAGTCTTCGGTTATTCGGTAGGAGGTGAGATTTACAATTATGACCGTTCTATGTATGATAGTGATGGTGCTTATGTAAACTATAATCAAATGAATTTAAGGGATGATTGGAATCGCTGGGAAAAACCGGGCGATATCGCTACCCATCCAAAAGCTGAATATGGTAATAAGAGCCAATCCAGCAAGGGATCTTCCCGTTACTTGGAGGATGCGAGCTATTTACGTTTGCGTAGCTTGACATTAGGCTATACGTTACCTTGGAAGATCCAATATGTAGACAATGTCCGTCTTTCTTTCTCGGGTGAGAACTTGTTTGTTCTTTCGGGGTTCTCTGGAGTGGATCCGGAACTTCCCGCTGAGGTAGGAAGCCAATACAAGGCTGGTTCGGTTGGTGTGGCCATTTCTCCGTACCCACAAGCCCGTAAATTTATGTTTGGTTTAAATGTTACATTTTAA
- a CDS encoding FecR family protein: MEIENKHIEDLIYSYLMGDISEEGRNELLQWLETDDAHKQCLSEMADCWATAHVPLFASDMKADFQKHFGTLIDPAIPSEKNHWLNFRFLGKVAASVLIVVSVGTASYYIGTRHNQPKSAALAYFETTTPMGAQTKVVLPDQSVVWVNAGSTLRYGSDFNTNGRSVQLDGEAYFEITRDSLKPFIVKSKRLDIKVLGTSFNVKAYGMDETTDVTLVSGKVNVSLRDEVAHAGDVTLTPNRKLSFNKQTNKVRVSEVDAKDALSWMDGSLKFSEQPFMSIAKDLERKFNVRIRVESDPLRKEIFSGSFTKDYSLDKILREVDVDHKYVWTRSGDEIIIKDK, translated from the coding sequence ATGGAAATAGAGAATAAACACATAGAAGATTTAATTTATAGCTACCTCATGGGAGATATATCCGAGGAGGGGCGAAATGAATTACTACAATGGTTGGAAACGGATGACGCTCATAAACAGTGCCTTTCCGAGATGGCAGATTGTTGGGCGACGGCGCATGTACCTTTGTTTGCCTCTGATATGAAAGCCGATTTCCAAAAACATTTCGGGACACTTATCGATCCCGCTATTCCTTCTGAAAAGAATCATTGGCTAAATTTTCGGTTTTTAGGAAAAGTTGCCGCCTCGGTCTTGATCGTGGTATCGGTGGGGACTGCCTCTTATTATATAGGTACGAGACATAATCAGCCGAAATCTGCCGCCTTGGCTTATTTTGAGACGACAACTCCTATGGGAGCCCAAACGAAAGTCGTTTTGCCGGATCAATCCGTGGTTTGGGTCAACGCAGGTTCCACGTTGAGATATGGCAGTGATTTCAATACGAACGGACGTAGCGTACAATTGGATGGTGAGGCTTACTTCGAGATTACCCGGGATTCCCTTAAGCCTTTTATCGTAAAATCAAAGAGATTGGATATCAAGGTTCTAGGAACTAGCTTTAACGTAAAGGCTTACGGAATGGATGAAACGACCGATGTCACTCTGGTGTCGGGAAAAGTAAACGTGAGCTTGCGGGATGAGGTTGCCCATGCGGGCGATGTGACCTTGACTCCAAACCGGAAACTAAGCTTTAATAAGCAGACCAATAAGGTAAGAGTCAGTGAGGTGGATGCCAAGGATGCTCTCTCTTGGATGGACGGTAGCCTGAAATTCTCCGAACAACCTTTCATGAGTATCGCCAAGGATTTGGAACGTAAGTTCAACGTGCGTATCCGCGTTGAGAGCGATCCTTTGAGAAAGGAAATCTTCTCCGGTAGCTTTACGAAAGATTATTCGTTGGATAAAATCCTTCGTGAGGTGGACGTGGATCACAAATATGTGTGGACTCGTTCGGGAGATGAGATTATTATAAAAGATAAATAA
- a CDS encoding RNA polymerase sigma-70 factor produces the protein MTFVLIVKEDIISRINNGDAKAFEQLYTTFYVYLCAVATKYVYNSEAAREIVNDVFMNVWNHHSALIHPVNAYLIRSVRNYCLNYLRDKRQQEVPLSDVQENLLSIQELQIDADPHPLAYLENKEFEEKIYRAVDSLPAKCRDIFVQYLYHNKTYEEIAITNHISSSTVRVQIKIGLAKLRELLGDLYPLFLLIFNFFEK, from the coding sequence TTGACGTTTGTGCTGATTGTAAAGGAGGACATAATATCTCGGATCAATAATGGCGATGCCAAAGCATTTGAACAATTATATACGACCTTCTACGTGTACTTGTGCGCCGTAGCGACTAAATATGTCTATAATTCGGAGGCGGCACGTGAGATCGTTAATGATGTTTTTATGAATGTATGGAATCACCATTCGGCGTTAATACATCCGGTAAACGCTTATTTAATTCGCTCGGTACGTAATTATTGCCTGAATTATTTAAGAGATAAACGTCAGCAAGAAGTCCCTTTATCAGATGTACAAGAAAACTTATTGTCGATACAAGAGTTGCAGATAGACGCCGATCCCCATCCGTTGGCTTATCTGGAGAATAAGGAATTCGAGGAGAAAATCTATCGTGCCGTGGATTCCTTGCCCGCTAAATGCCGGGATATCTTCGTGCAATATCTTTACCATAACAAGACCTATGAGGAAATAGCGATAACAAATCATATCAGTTCCAGTACGGTACGAGTACAGATCAAGATCGGTTTGGCGAAGTTGCGTGAACTTTTAGGCGATCTTTACCCTCTTTTCTTACTTATATTTAATTTTTTCGAAAAATAA
- a CDS encoding DEAD/DEAH box helicase yields MTFEDLDLIEPIRKALVQEGYTTPTPIQSEAIPIVSQGYDLLGCAQTGTGKTAAFSIPIIQRLYLQKKKGYKRGIKALILTPTRELAIQIGESFAAYGRFAGLRHTVIFGGVGQKPQTEALERGIDILIATPGRLLDLIGQGFIHLDTLEYFVLDEADRMLDMGFIHDIKRILPLLPKKRQSLFFSATMPPEIERLAGTILSEPQKVEVTPASSTVDAIDQSVYFVEKAEKINLLKSLLENPELESVLIFTRTKHGADKVARVLSKAEIGAEAIHGNKSQTARQRALTNFKDHTTRVLIATDIAARGIDVDHLTHVINYELPNVPETYVHRIGRTGRAGREGVAFSFCDAEEVPLLKDIQKLIGKEVPIAGGHMYETKEVKAAVAEKKEAIKQESKRRNMFGSKRDGSYWRNKKRAANSSK; encoded by the coding sequence ATGACATTTGAAGATTTAGATTTGATAGAACCGATACGTAAGGCTCTTGTGCAAGAAGGTTATACGACTCCAACACCTATACAATCAGAAGCGATTCCCATCGTTTCGCAAGGTTATGATTTATTGGGTTGCGCCCAGACAGGAACCGGTAAGACGGCGGCCTTCTCCATCCCGATTATCCAGCGGTTATATCTCCAGAAGAAGAAAGGTTACAAACGGGGTATCAAGGCATTGATCCTTACGCCTACCCGTGAGCTTGCCATCCAGATCGGAGAGAGCTTTGCCGCTTACGGCCGTTTCGCTGGATTACGCCATACGGTGATATTCGGGGGAGTAGGGCAGAAGCCCCAGACGGAAGCCTTGGAAAGAGGCATCGATATATTAATCGCTACGCCGGGACGTCTGCTGGACTTGATCGGACAAGGATTCATCCACTTGGATACCTTGGAGTATTTCGTCTTAGACGAGGCGGACCGTATGTTGGACATGGGCTTTATCCATGACATCAAGCGTATTTTACCGCTATTGCCCAAGAAACGCCAGTCCTTGTTCTTCTCCGCTACCATGCCCCCTGAGATCGAGCGCTTGGCAGGTACGATCTTGAGCGAGCCGCAAAAGGTGGAAGTAACCCCGGCCTCATCGACCGTGGACGCGATCGACCAATCCGTTTATTTCGTCGAGAAGGCCGAGAAGATCAACTTGCTGAAAAGCTTGTTGGAGAACCCGGAACTGGAATCCGTATTGATCTTTACCCGTACGAAACACGGGGCGGACAAGGTGGCCCGTGTCTTGTCGAAAGCGGAGATAGGGGCGGAGGCGATCCATGGCAACAAGAGCCAGACTGCCCGCCAGCGTGCCTTGACGAATTTCAAGGATCATACGACCCGTGTGCTGATCGCTACGGATATCGCCGCCCGTGGAATCGACGTGGATCATCTGACACACGTCATTAACTATGAGCTTCCTAACGTACCCGAGACTTATGTACATCGGATCGGGCGTACGGGTCGTGCGGGCCGTGAAGGTGTGGCGTTCTCTTTCTGCGACGCCGAGGAGGTACCTTTGTTGAAAGATATCCAGAAACTGATCGGCAAGGAAGTCCCCATAGCCGGTGGCCATATGTATGAGACCAAGGAGGTGAAAGCCGCCGTAGCCGAGAAGAAAGAAGCGATCAAGCAAGAGTCGAAACGCCGTAATATGTTCGGAAGCAAACGTGACGGTAGTTACTGGCGTAACAAGAAGCGTGCCGCCAATTCTTCTAAGTAA